One part of the Treponema peruense genome encodes these proteins:
- a CDS encoding regulatory protein RecX — MVIRGIKQTLPGVYEITPDAGSAFFLRAEYLSILSTDVLEESVEFSDEQWADILNAALVFSAERLAMRYLSRAEQCRAGLYSKLIKKDVDKASAQECLDFLEKVGYLNDERFAGAWLRSRSTDHCEGRLRLSAELTARNVERTAASKALDEFFSENDEKQICARALEKYCRLNGSAEGAEKSLIRKGFSYKMIRNVILEYDFSR, encoded by the coding sequence ATGGTTATTCGTGGAATAAAGCAGACTTTGCCCGGTGTTTACGAAATTACGCCGGATGCAGGGTCTGCATTTTTTTTGCGTGCGGAATATCTTTCTATTCTCTCAACTGATGTTCTTGAAGAAAGTGTTGAATTTTCTGACGAACAGTGGGCCGACATTCTTAATGCGGCACTGGTGTTTTCTGCAGAAAGGCTTGCAATGCGTTATCTTTCACGCGCAGAGCAGTGCAGGGCTGGACTTTATTCCAAGCTTATCAAAAAAGATGTGGACAAGGCGTCGGCCCAAGAGTGTCTGGACTTTCTTGAAAAGGTCGGGTATCTTAATGACGAGCGCTTTGCAGGCGCGTGGCTTCGGAGCCGTTCAACAGACCACTGTGAAGGTCGCCTGAGACTTTCTGCCGAACTTACCGCACGTAATGTAGAGCGTACAGCTGCTTCAAAAGCCCTGGATGAATTTTTTAGCGAAAATGATGAAAAACAAATATGCGCTCGTGCCCTTGAAAAATACTGCCGCCTTAACGGAAGTGCAGAGGGTGCCGAAAAGTCCCTGATACGCAAAGGATTTTCGTATAAAATGATACGCAACGTAATTTTGGAATATGATTTTAGTAGATAA
- the rpsI gene encoding 30S ribosomal protein S9, with protein MVKNIAIGTGRRKTAVARVFLREGSGKIVVNGKDIKDYFSSDAQVRLVHQPLLVTSNDNKFDILINVCGGGLNGQAAACLHGLSRALTQVDPNCRPSLKANGYLTRDSRMVERKKYGQRGARRRFQFSKR; from the coding sequence GTGGTAAAGAATATTGCAATCGGAACAGGAAGAAGAAAGACTGCTGTAGCCCGCGTATTTTTGCGCGAAGGTTCAGGCAAGATTGTTGTTAACGGAAAGGATATAAAGGACTATTTCAGCAGTGATGCTCAGGTTCGCCTTGTACACCAGCCGCTTTTGGTTACATCAAACGACAACAAGTTTGATATTCTGATTAATGTTTGCGGTGGCGGACTTAACGGACAGGCAGCAGCTTGTCTTCACGGTCTTTCACGTGCACTTACTCAGGTAGATCCAAACTGCCGTCCTTCACTCAAGGCCAACGGTTATCTTACACGTGATTCACGCATGGTTGAACGCAAAAAGTACGGTCAGCGTGGAGCCCGCAGAAGATTCCAGTTCAGCAAGCGCTAA
- the rplM gene encoding 50S ribosomal protein L13, with protein sequence MKTIFEKGNDVKHDWYIIDASGKTLGRVASAVAAVLRGKNKPTFTPNVLCGDYVVIVNADKIQVSGNKSDDMLYRHYTGFVRGLRSYSFNELIAKNPTEPLRRTIAGMLPHGRLGRRMIDNVKIYAGSEHPHAAQNPKSLEV encoded by the coding sequence ATGAAAACAATTTTTGAAAAAGGAAACGATGTTAAGCACGACTGGTACATCATTGATGCATCAGGAAAGACATTGGGCCGTGTTGCTTCTGCAGTAGCTGCAGTTCTTCGCGGAAAGAACAAGCCTACTTTTACACCAAACGTACTCTGCGGAGACTATGTTGTAATCGTTAACGCAGACAAGATTCAGGTTAGCGGAAACAAGAGTGACGATATGCTCTATCGCCATTACACAGGTTTCGTACGCGGTCTTCGTTCATATTCTTTCAACGAACTTATTGCAAAGAATCCGACAGAGCCTCTTAGAAGAACAATTGCCGGAATGCTTCCTCATGGACGTCTTGGACGCCGCATGATTGATAACGTTAAGATTTATGCCGGTTCTGAGCATCCTCATGCAGCACAGAATCCAAAATCTCTTGAAGTGTAA